The DNA region TTTTCTAGTCTTCAGGCATATTGAAATATTCAAAGAACTGTTCAATTTTAAGAATTCATTCTATAGATCTGCCCCATTAAATTTAGGAAAATCTAATCTTAAGGACCTAGCATGTATCCCCCAATTTCCATCAAATAAAGGATTATTGTAACGATCTCTACCATGGGATGGTCCTTCTTCCACGTTCTGATTATTGGCCTGTATGGCTAATTGGTTTTAGTTGGATGCCAGATTGTTAAGCTATTGTAACACTACTTCCAGCATGCCTTTTTGTTAGCTTTGTTCTTCCCGCAGGTGCACCGTTTCAGCTTTGAGCATTGAGACCGCTTTAGAAAGTTGAGCTAGGCATATACCCTCAACCATGTCGTAGGAACATAGCTTTGATACCACTATTATGGTTATAGTAAATAGTGATGTAATTTTTGTATGCCCTTCGAGGGGCCTGGTCCTCCAATATGTATTCttaatatttgtaaaaattgGATAACTTTTATTGATGCATCAATAGAATACTTATAAAAATTACAGACAGACTTGATCAATCAATGACCAACAGACACAAGCATAAAACGGACCCACTACTAATTAAATGCCCATTAACGACAAATTGACCCATTTACTTATAAACTGACGCACTAGGCCATCGTGACCCCTACCAGACTCAAAACATacgaaataaacaaaacaaataaattaaataagtacTTGGCCCAGCTCACGTGCCTCCAGACAAGTCCTTAACGACTAGGACTTCTTCACATAACATAACAAGATGTAGCTCTATTTGTTTGGAAGTGACCAAGAAAATGAGTACAAGGCCCAAAACCGACACTCAAACCATCGAACCATCGGTTCGATTGGTTCTCTCTCCCCTATGCAGTTTGGCTGGTTTTGGGCAAACAAGTAACCAGTCAGACCGAGACTGAACCGACTAGTTCTGTTTTCTTAACGAAAACCCTTTAAATAGTTATCTAATCTGAGTCACCTTCCTGAAAACTCAAAGAACACGGTTCTTCACAACGAACTCTTGATTACTACAAGTCATGAAAAACTAACAAAATCAATAATAAGCTGTTTGGGTGGTGAAGACGTAACAAAGAAGAATGAGGAAGTGCAATGTAGTACTGTactaaaaaaggtaaaaaaggtttgaaaaagttttatatACCCATGCCTACACTGTCCAAGAATCAATTGTTCCCTTTATTTCCATTATCAGATCTATTGTGCAAACAAGAAGACATTCAAAACCTTCGGTAAAAACCTCCTCTGCATTGTCGGCATTATTGCTGTGCTCGTAAAACCACCATGCATCAGGTGTAACAGTCGCAGCAATGAAAGATATGTGTGCAACACATTAAGATGCTTTGATAGATAGCCATAAGAAAGCTGGGAGTTACAGATCATCACTCCGGGATTATATATACATCTATACCAATTGGAGACATCCCATAAAACCACAATAACCCAATGCGTAGTCGAGTCAAAAGCAAACATGAGGACTTCCTAGCTCCAACAAAAAGCAGAACCCCAAAGGGGAGCACTGCCATGAAAACTGTGTATTAATACAATCATAACAATGCCGTCTAATGCTTTCTTTTCTCCTATTCTGAGCTGCCGCTTTGCCCAAGTAAAATCAGGATCTTCAACCAACCGAATGTTTAATTATGTCGGTATCTGCATCATTCAGATAACTGTACTTTCCCCTCGGGGTTTCTCGAAAGGAACCATTGCTGATACTGAGACTTCATTTACACCCGATCATCTGTATAGTAAGAGGAGACAGCCTCCAGCCACAAGCAAATGCAGGTTCCAAAATTGTGTGACCAAGCATTTAAACTGCCCAGTAATGAAATGGGTAACCATAATAAAAATCGACAATCTAAACAAAAGCCTGCTCAAGACAGTCATGACAAATAGTAAACATGCCAAGGGCCAAGGGATACACTACTTAAAAGTGCATTTGACGTGGGCAATTTTCATCCAAgagctttttccttttcactgtTCATCTCTCTTAAGTACCCAAAAAAGAATCTTTTCTTTCAACAGAGTCAAAATGATACGGACTCCATGAAGAACCAACAGTAACAAAGAATATAACAGGGCATTTGCACATGTAACAAAGAATATAACAGGGCATTTGCACATTTCGCACTAAACAACATTTTCCGTCAAATATGAGACTATAACTTCTTCAGCatatttgaaaatgaatgaCAAGCGACAAGATACAAATCCCTTCTCGCATTTATTTTAAATCCAACATACTAACCTTCCAACAGCAAAGGGTCAATCAAAATTCTAGGACTCATCAGATATATTTACCTCCAATGTTCAATGTTCTTTGATTTCTATAATACCGATTTAGATTAGTTTCCATCAGTCACCAATGTATTTTTCACCTTCCCTTTAGATCAAATAAAGATGCGTTTTATAGACTAGGGCAAGTTTGGTAAGTGAAAATTAGGGCAGGTTTGTAGGAGTGcagaaaaattgcaaaatacTTAAAATTGGAGGTTCCGTATGAATTCATGGATGTGATGCTGGTTTAGACGCACTAGGTCCTATCAAACTataattttaaatctatttttgtCAATCCATGTATAAAAGTTAAAAGGCAGATAttgatcttaaaataataataaaaaagtgaagaagaagatacTCACAAAACCTTTTTGATACAACATCATGAACCAGAACTTGATTTTTGAACCCAAACTTGTTTCTGCAGATTCATTGAAAAATACCTTTAACTAATTAGCACATGATGATCGAAAACACAGAAAAAGTACGAGCAAAATTTTCCATCCCAAGTTTTAAGCCTAATCACCTCATGGGAAATATATCCAGTGCCTTTCCTCAAGTGCTTCCCCTCACCAACAATTGATGAGCCATCAGTATCCTTCACAACATGTGCTGGCCCACGGCGACCAAAATGTTTGTGGGAGCCTGCATGTAATACAAACATTGAAGTTGCAGCTAGAAAACAAAACATATGCCAAACACAGACAAAGGGCATTCATATTCAGAAGCAATATTGAAGATACAGGCTTTCCAAATCAAAATCTACCATTATCAATGGAAGAATGACTACTACGTCCAGTTCCAAGGTTTTTAACCTCCCCACACCTAGCATTTGCCATGTCAACTTGGGTATCTCCCAGGGATCCTGAAAGATGACAAACAGAAGAAATAGTAAAATACATTCCTTGccattaaaattttctttagaaaaaaaaaaggccacaCAAGCACTTTCGGGCTTCTGGTAATAAGATCCCTCCCTCTTCAGTGTATTTGTTTGTACACATTAACCGAAGTGTTTTGATGGAAAGGTAAAATAACGATTACAAATTAATAGTGCTACCACCGATGACTACCAAGTCCTCTTATTATTAACCCAAGAATTACAATATGAAAATGGCACACACCTTCAAAAGAATCTACAAGTGACTGTGAAAGTTGAGAAGCTGAAGATGACAAAGGCTCATCACTAGTATGAGATCCATCTGAACGACGAAGAGAAGTCCATACAACACGATCAGGCTTATCCTTATTTCTTGAACGTTTTTCCTGCTTCtcactacaaaatccatgcgAGTTATTACCAGCAaccttacttatcaaaaagttaTTACCAGCAACCTTGTCATCTGTAGCTGGAATTGGgtccttcaaaatcaattgtgcATGTGGTGGACGGGGAGGTCTCTTGTCCTTTTCTAAATTTGTAGCCTGGATTTGCTGCTCAGACAGGCCCACAAAAGACTGACTTTGACGTGAATCCTTGTTTAAAAGTATTCTTTTGACTATCCTTTCACTACCTTGGTGTTGCTGGTTCTGCTTGAGAGCAGCTGAACTGATTGTGTTTCCAACTGAAGATGTTATACCCTTTGACAGGCTGACAGACCCCTGCAAAAGGAGTAGAATACAGTATTTAACATTGTGCAGCCCTTCAACTAAAAAGTCACATTTCTACCTGTAAAACAAAATTATGGGGAAAAACACAATGCAGTGAGACAAATCTTATTagaaattgcaaagaggcaaATAAGTAATCAGCAAacacaaaatcacaaaaaatctgGTTTTTGGAAGATTGCCGACACATAAATGAAGcaaagaacttttttttttccctcgtaAGGTAAGGTTGAAGAGAAGAAATACTTAAGAGTGAAGGATGCACCTAAAAGAACCCTCATTACACACCAATTATTAATGGCGTTGTCTGAATAAAACTAGGAACTCAATTTACACTGCCACAACGCATGAGAACAAATAGTGTTCAGTGCCCCAGTCATTTAAGGAAAATGGGTTATTTGATGTGATGGCTGATGCACAGAACTTTGGatttcaaaagtttttttttttttttaagtaataattttattgaagaaataggcataagcccaagtacacaggaggtatacaaaggataaacctacaacttccagaaacaaaaagaaaacaaacccaGAAAACTAAAACAGGTTCAGAAAATTATCCACCGTTACATAAGCTTTAGCCCAAAAACCCAAAGTACTCGAGAAAAAATCGATCCATAAGCACCACATGAGACAaggaggaatcatcttccaaacagtCGCCGCCTTCTTACAGCCCTTCAAACCCTTCCACCCTACCAATAAATCCACCACATCTTTGGGCATTACCCAATGTAAACCTGTCCAGCTCAGAACCTCATCCCACAAGAATCTAGTCGCTTCACAGTGAAGGCAAAGATGATTTACTGATTCTCCATCCCTTTTGCACATGACACACCAGTCAGTAATAAACAATCCTCTCCTTCTAAGATTATCAGTTGTCAAGACTTTGCCCAAAGAAGCCACCCAACAGAAAAAAACAACCTTGGGAGGAACTTTCACTTTCCAAATACTTTTCCTTGGGAAAACACAACTTCTATGACTTGACATAACTCTATAATAGGAAGAAACTGAAAACTTAGCATTTCCAGCAGAAGTCCATGCCATGCTATCCTCCCTTTCAATCACCAACTTTATGTTGTAAAGTTTAACCAGCAATGCCTGAACTTCATCCACTTCCCAATCATTAACATCCCttttgaaaataacattccaACCAACCTTATTATTGCTGCTGCAGTAAGAATCATAAACAGCTGCATTTTGATCCCTTGCAATTCTGTACAGGGCAGGAAATTCCAGCTTAAGAGCAGTATCCCCACACCACAAATCATGCCAAACGAGAATTCTCTTTCCATGTCCCACCTTCAATCTAAAATTATTAGAGAAAAAATCCCAtccttttctaataaatttccacaaACTCACCCCATATGCTCCACTAGAAGCTTTagaacaccaacctccccacAA from Carya illinoinensis cultivar Pawnee chromosome 6, C.illinoinensisPawnee_v1, whole genome shotgun sequence includes:
- the LOC122313220 gene encoding regulator of nonsense transcripts UPF3-like isoform X5 codes for the protein MKHQFYTRAYIDFKKPEDVIEFAEFFDGHLFVSEKGTQFKTIVEYAPSQRVPKQWSKKDGREGTILKDPEYLEFLEYLAKPVENLPSAEIQLERREAERGGAAKDALVVTPLMDFVRQKRAAKGGSRRSLSNGKLSRRAVGSSTGNRGASSKRGSERRRISSAMYVLRDTVKNMSGKDKSMHLLVPNRDDERLFDKSVTVVPAARTEVLAEESGISGTNESGKKKLLLLKGKEREILHGSVSLSKGITSSVGNTISSAALKQNQQHQGSERIVKRILLNKDSRQSQSFVGLSEQQIQATNLEKDKRPPRPPHAQLILKDPIPATDDKVAGNNFLISKVAGNNSHGFCSEKQEKRSRNKDKPDRVVWTSLRRSDGSHTSDEPLSSSASQLSQSLVDSFEGSLGDTQVDMANARCGEVKNLGTGRSSHSSIDNGSHKHFGRRGPAHVVKDTDGSSIVGEGKHLRKGTGYISHEKQVWVQKSSSGS